In Populus alba chromosome 1, ASM523922v2, whole genome shotgun sequence, a single window of DNA contains:
- the LOC118055212 gene encoding UDP-glucuronate 4-epimerase 6 produces the protein MASPPDTSKTIKLERYNSYLRRLHSTKVLNASSKLLFRATLLIALVLILFFTLNYPPLSDNIPNHAHLHHHNFLSTAFFASSAGGAAWEKQVRHSSTPKRRNGFSVLVTGAAGFVGSHCSLALKKRGDGVLGLDNFNSYYDPTLKRARQKLLLRHEVFIVEGDLNDASLLRKLFDVVPFTHILHLAAQAGVRYAMQNPQSYVSSNIAGFVNLLEVAKAANPQPAIVWASSSSVYGLNTQVPFSELDRTDQPASLYAATKKAGEEIAHTYNHIYGLSLTGLRFFTVYGPWGRPDMAYFFFTKDILQGKPIDVYQTQDDKQVARDFTYIDDVVKGCLGSLDTAEKSTGSGGKKKGPAQLRVYNLGNTSPVPVGNLVSILEGLLSTKAKKHVIKMPRNGDVPYTHANVTLAFKDFGYKPTTDLATGLRKFVKWYVNYYGIQTRVKKGSAINSEHPEESA, from the coding sequence ATGGCTTCGCCACCAGACACAAGCAAGACCATAAAGCTTGAGCGTTACAATAGTTACCTTCGCAGGCTACACAGTACAAAAGTACTGAATGCCTCATCTAAACTTCTCTTCCGTGCTACGCTCCTTATTGCTCTTGTGTTGATTCTCTTTTTTACCCTTAATTACCCTCCACTTTCTGATAATATTCCCAATCATGCCCATCTCCACCACCACAACTTCCTTTCCACTGCCTTCTTCGCCTCCTCAGCCGGTGGCGCTGCCTGGGAAAAGCAAGTCCGCCACTCCTCCACTCCAAAAAGGCGAAATGGGTTCTCTGTTTTAGTGACTGGGGCAGCTGGTTTTGTTGGTTCTCATTGCTCTCTTGCCTTGAAGAAAAGAGGTGATGGGGTTCTTGGTTTAGATAACTTCAACAGTTACTATGACCCAACACTTAAAAGAGCAAGACAGAAACTTCTGTTGAGACATGAAGTTTTCATTGTTGAAGGTGACTTGAATGATGCCTCATTGTTAAGAAAGCTTTTTGATGTTGTTCCTTTCACGCACATCCTCCATCTTGCTGCACAAGCTGGGGTTCGCTATGCCATGCAAAACCCACAATCCTACGTGAGCTCGAACATTGCAGGTTTTGTCAATCTTCTTGAAGTTGCAAAAGCTGCAAATCCACAGCCAGCTATTGTCTGGGCATCATCAAGTTCAGTTTATGGACTAAACACTCAAGTACCTTTCTCAGAATTGGATAGGACAGATCAACCAGCAAGTCTTTATGCAGCTACCAAGAAAGCAGGAGAAGAGATTGCACATACTTATAATCATATTTATGGTCTTTCACTCACTGGATTAAGATTCTTCACGGTTTATGGTCCATGGGGTAGACCTGATATGGCTTATTTCTTCTTCACAAAAGATATCTTGCAAGGTAAACCAATTGATGTCTACCAAACTCAAGATGACAAGCAAGTGGCTCGTGACTTCACTTACATTGATGATGTTGTCAAAGGGTGTCTCGGGTCATTGGACACGGCTGAGAAGAGCACAGGAAGTGGTGGAAAAAAGAAAGGGCCCGCACAGTTGAGAGTTTACAACCTTGGCAACACCTCACCAGTTCCTGTTGGAAATTTAGTTTCAATTTTGGAAGGATTATTGAGTACAAAAGCAAAGAAGCATGTGATCAAGATGCCAAGAAATGGGGATGTGCCTTACACGCACGCTAACGTTACTTTGGCATTCAAGGATTTTGGGTACAAACCCACCACAGATTTGGCTACTGGGTTGAGGAAATTTGTCAAGTGGTATGTTAATTATTATGGGATTCAGACAAGGGTGAAGAAGGGCAGTGCCATCAACAGTGAGCATCCCGAGGAATCAGCTTAA